Below is a window of uncultured Sphaerochaeta sp. DNA.
ATGAGATTTTTCGTCTCTTCAATCAATGATTCATCAAAATAAATTTGTGTTCGTCTATGTTCTTGCAAGTAATATATTTGACCAAAGATAACCGGACATCCTGTCATCTCATTGAGACACAAGGCTTGAGCACATAACTGCACAAGATCTACATGTGATGGTTTCTTCCTTCCCCTTTTGAATTCTACAGGAGAGATATTCCGAATAGTTTTATTCTCATCAAACTCATATTCCACCAAGTCACATATACCAATTATCCCATACTGCTCTGAACGGATATGCAACGAGAATTCTTGTTTAAAACGTCTTCTCATCTCATGGTGAGGGACATCTACATGTTCATGTAGTAATTCTCCTTCAACTGTATACATGTTATCACTCCACGCTTGTTCAAGGTGAATTAATGCAAACTGCCTTTCACAATACAGAACATGTTGCAAGGCTGAGATCATCACGAAATCATTTTCACTCATGAAACCCGACCTTTTTAGTATATCCCAATCCCGTGGACATAGCTGACCTACGGGATTGGAAGTAACAGTTATGCTTTCACCACTGTCATTACTTGGGATAAGGGAGAACCATCAAGTAAAACAGAGTAATCCGAGAATGAGCGTGCAGGTGTCCCAGTAGTATTTTTCTTTACTTCAATTCTGGTGAAAAGATCTTGAACTGGTTTATCACCAAACTTTGATTCATGCTCAAAAACTATCAAACGTTGTGTGCTCATTAAACCTCTTGCAGCTGAATGATCAAGATCAAACATTTTTTGGAGAGCATCCCAAAGTATTTCAAGGTCTTCGGTTGAGAATCCTGTTTGATTGGCCAAAGAAGGAGAAATAAAAC
It encodes the following:
- the cas4 gene encoding CRISPR-associated protein Cas4, yielding MSENDFVMISALQHVLYCERQFALIHLEQAWSDNMYTVEGELLHEHVDVPHHEMRRRFKQEFSLHIRSEQYGIIGICDLVEYEFDENKTIRNISPVEFKRGRKKPSHVDLVQLCAQALCLNEMTGCPVIFGQIYYLQEHRRTQIYFDESLIEETKNLIERCRAILISQTTPKADYSSRKCKNCSLLDICFPERIGAGGMSVSRYLEEQVRIVKEGITK